The following coding sequences lie in one Glycine soja cultivar W05 chromosome 16, ASM419377v2, whole genome shotgun sequence genomic window:
- the LOC114390865 gene encoding uncharacterized protein LOC114390865 isoform X2: MKKLLDFGRKALFYVRVLSGYEERRIRSYRLQLEQRVQQVQARKAAINKVPEQIILSEVRRMVDEMKALNKKLEETETAIEDYFKPLDKEAEIIMKMQIQGEERTSEIMMQALEKQATLQQAEAEKNASKHQVNNAETNMNESEMMEEEKTLTEMLKALQQEVLLEKADTESDVNAHQADNSPINLSSASTTTSK; encoded by the exons ATGAAGAAGTTGTTAGATTTTGGGAGGAAAGCCCTTTTTTATGTCAGGGTGCTTTCTGGATATGAAGAGCGAAGAATACGATCTTATAGGCTGCAGCTTGAGCAACGCGTACAACAG GTACAAGCAAGGAAAGCGGCCATAAATAAAGTACCTGAGCAGATTATTTTATCCGAGGTTCGGCGAATGGTTGATGAGATGAAAGCTTTGAATAAGAAGCTGGAAGAAACA GAGACAGCCATTGAAGACTATTTCAAGCCTCTAGACAAGGAAGCTGAGATTATAATGAAAATGCAAATACAAGGGGAAGAGAGAACTTCAGAGATTATGATGCAGGCACTGGAGAAACAAGCTACGCTTCAACAAGCTGAAGCTGAAAAAAATGCTAGTAAGCATCAAGTTAACAATGCTGAAACCAATATGAATGAATCTGAGATGATGGAAGAAGAGAAAACTTTGACGGAGATGTTGAAAGCACTGCAACAAGAAGTTTTGCTTGAGAAAGCTGATACTGAAAGTGATGTTAATGCGCATCAAGCAGACAATTCTCCTATCAACTTGAGCTCAGCATCTACAACCACTTCTAAATGA
- the LOC114390865 gene encoding uncharacterized protein LOC114390865 isoform X1 — MSGCFLDMKSEEYDLIGCSLSNAYNSTKSSSPREHFEKPLSSQGRSLSSCNAQPFLLHNPLSLSLSLLLVQARKAAINKVPEQIILSEVRRMVDEMKALNKKLEETETAIEDYFKPLDKEAEIIMKMQIQGEERTSEIMMQALEKQATLQQAEAEKNASKHQVNNAETNMNESEMMEEEKTLTEMLKALQQEVLLEKADTESDVNAHQADNSPINLSSASTTTSK; from the exons ATGTCAGGGTGCTTTCTGGATATGAAGAGCGAAGAATACGATCTTATAGGCTGCAGCTTGAGCAACGCGTACAACAG TACAAAATCGTCTTCTCCAAGGGAACACTTTGAAAAGCCACTTTCTTCCCAAGGACGCTCACTCTCTAGCTGCAATGCTCAACCTTTCTTGTTGCAcaatcctctctctctctctctctctctcttgttg GTACAAGCAAGGAAAGCGGCCATAAATAAAGTACCTGAGCAGATTATTTTATCCGAGGTTCGGCGAATGGTTGATGAGATGAAAGCTTTGAATAAGAAGCTGGAAGAAACA GAGACAGCCATTGAAGACTATTTCAAGCCTCTAGACAAGGAAGCTGAGATTATAATGAAAATGCAAATACAAGGGGAAGAGAGAACTTCAGAGATTATGATGCAGGCACTGGAGAAACAAGCTACGCTTCAACAAGCTGAAGCTGAAAAAAATGCTAGTAAGCATCAAGTTAACAATGCTGAAACCAATATGAATGAATCTGAGATGATGGAAGAAGAGAAAACTTTGACGGAGATGTTGAAAGCACTGCAACAAGAAGTTTTGCTTGAGAAAGCTGATACTGAAAGTGATGTTAATGCGCATCAAGCAGACAATTCTCCTATCAACTTGAGCTCAGCATCTACAACCACTTCTAAATGA